One genomic window of Bremerella sp. JC817 includes the following:
- the pheT gene encoding phenylalanine--tRNA ligase subunit beta has protein sequence MLVSWDWLKQYLDLNISEAEVCDRLTLAGLNFDGASTVNNDRCLDLEVTSNRPDWLGHVGIAREVGVLFDLDLKVPAADISDISTGGACSKIVQIEDEKFCPRYIARSITGVTVGASPAWLTNRLNTIGLPSINNVVDVTNYVLMEIGQPLHAFDLAKIEGDVISVRKAAAEEKFMAIDHREYLLSSDDYVIADGRGVIALAGVMGGKETEVSDLTTDLLIEAAQFAALPVRTTSRRLKLKSDSSYRFERGVDPEMIDWASRRCCELIVETAGGEVCEGRVYAGSQPHSRSSVTLRLSQLPRILGIEVPEAEVHRILEKLGNEVVDQSAGSITITPASWRRDLDREVDLIEEVARIHGYDKIPERAGVSLSASHQSDLDRIRNKVRTAMLGMGFDETLTRSIVSDVWSKAFQGWSLSEPLTTSMPMVKGEDRLRVSLIPSLLGARRNNEKFSYPEIDLYEIAKVYLPKSKALPDERYMVGITSGRGFYELKGVVEALVVSLNPRAMITTIPYTDPLFEEGQGSHLTINGTTLGYLGLVSKSASKAFGLQQKATVAELDLTALMKLAVLIPQHQEFSTHPAMNRDLNLVVDEEVSWSRLQDISTTAGGELVQEVTFQEIFRDPKKDGPGKKRVLFTITLQAYDRTLTGEEADATISQILAACGKETGAKLLA, from the coding sequence ATGCTCGTTTCCTGGGATTGGCTGAAGCAGTACCTCGACCTGAACATCAGCGAAGCGGAAGTCTGCGATCGTTTGACCCTGGCCGGGTTGAACTTCGACGGCGCTTCGACGGTTAATAACGATCGCTGCCTCGATCTGGAAGTCACCAGCAACCGTCCCGACTGGCTCGGTCACGTGGGCATCGCCCGCGAAGTGGGTGTGCTGTTCGATCTCGACCTGAAGGTTCCGGCGGCGGATATCTCGGATATCTCGACAGGAGGAGCCTGTTCAAAGATCGTTCAGATCGAAGACGAGAAGTTCTGTCCGCGTTACATTGCCCGCAGCATCACCGGCGTCACGGTCGGTGCCAGCCCGGCCTGGCTCACCAATCGTTTGAACACGATCGGCCTCCCATCGATCAACAATGTGGTCGACGTGACCAATTATGTACTGATGGAAATTGGTCAGCCGCTGCACGCCTTCGATCTGGCAAAGATCGAAGGGGACGTCATCTCGGTGCGGAAGGCTGCCGCCGAAGAGAAGTTCATGGCGATCGACCATCGCGAGTACCTTCTCAGTTCGGACGACTACGTCATTGCCGATGGCCGTGGGGTAATTGCCCTGGCCGGCGTGATGGGTGGCAAAGAAACCGAAGTCAGCGATTTAACGACCGACCTGTTAATCGAAGCGGCCCAGTTCGCGGCGCTTCCAGTCCGCACAACCTCGCGTCGGTTAAAGCTGAAGAGCGATTCGTCGTACCGCTTTGAACGTGGCGTCGATCCAGAAATGATCGATTGGGCAAGCCGTCGCTGCTGTGAACTGATTGTGGAAACCGCTGGCGGCGAAGTGTGCGAAGGCCGAGTCTACGCTGGTTCGCAGCCACATTCTCGCTCGAGCGTGACGCTTCGGCTATCGCAGTTGCCCCGCATCCTGGGTATCGAAGTTCCCGAAGCGGAAGTGCATCGCATCCTCGAAAAACTGGGGAATGAAGTCGTCGACCAGTCGGCCGGCTCGATCACGATTACCCCAGCCAGTTGGCGACGCGACCTTGATCGTGAAGTCGATCTGATCGAAGAAGTCGCCCGTATCCATGGCTACGACAAGATTCCTGAACGAGCGGGCGTTTCGCTGAGTGCCTCGCACCAGAGCGATCTCGATCGGATTCGCAATAAGGTTCGCACGGCGATGCTCGGCATGGGCTTCGACGAGACCTTGACCCGCAGTATCGTGAGCGATGTCTGGTCGAAGGCGTTCCAGGGTTGGTCGCTCTCGGAACCGTTGACCACCAGCATGCCGATGGTGAAGGGGGAAGATCGTCTGCGAGTGAGCCTGATCCCAAGCTTGCTCGGGGCACGTCGCAACAACGAAAAGTTCAGCTATCCCGAAATCGATCTGTATGAGATCGCCAAGGTCTATCTGCCGAAGTCGAAGGCTTTGCCAGACGAACGCTACATGGTGGGTATTACCAGCGGGCGTGGCTTCTACGAACTGAAGGGGGTCGTCGAAGCATTGGTTGTTTCACTCAATCCGCGAGCGATGATCACAACCATTCCGTACACCGACCCGTTGTTCGAAGAAGGGCAGGGGAGTCACCTGACCATCAATGGCACCACGCTCGGTTATCTGGGCCTGGTCAGCAAGTCGGCCAGCAAGGCGTTCGGTCTGCAGCAGAAGGCGACCGTTGCCGAACTCGATCTGACAGCGTTGATGAAATTAGCCGTGCTCATTCCACAACATCAAGAGTTCAGCACGCATCCAGCCATGAATCGCGACTTGAACCTGGTCGTCGACGAAGAAGTCAGCTGGTCGCGTCTGCAAGATATCAGCACGACGGCTGGTGGTGAACTGGTTCAAGAGGTCACTTTCCAAGAGATCTTCCGCGATCCGAAGAAGGATGGTCCTGGCAAGAAACGTGTCCTCTTCACGATCACGCTGCAAGCTTACGATCGTACCCTGACCGGCGAAGAAGCCGACGCCACGATTTCGCAAATCCTGGCTGCCTGTGGTAAGGAAACGGGAGCCAAGCTACTAGCTTAG
- a CDS encoding carboxypeptidase M32 encodes MADHQQIFDQLCDHYRETAKLENISALLGWDERVLLPENAGAYRADQVTLLSGIIHDRNTDPRVGDWLEQLHDSPLTEEANSPAEATIRRLKRDYLKQVKLPKRLVEEFSHSRIIGQQTWVKARAEDKFATFEPILDKLVSLSREMAEAIGYEGEQYDALLDFYEPEAKTAQVRQVLKTLKDQLVPLVAEIKDSGRVPNMEVLKRNYPLAQQEQLGMSAASKIGFDFSAGRLDVTHHPFCTTIGPYDIRITTRYDENFFPSAFFSTLHEAGHGIYEQGLPHQWFGLPPGAAASLGVHESQSRLWENIVGRSYAFWSHFYPEAKKLFPEALSDVPIGDFHFAINEVTPSLIRVEADEATYNLHIIIRFELEQALLSGDLQVKDLPGAWNEKYTQQLGITPTSDADGCLQDVHWSAGLMGYFPTYSLGNIYSAQLIEQAREDLGDLDAMFASGEFMPLLDWLRENVHQLGQCYPGDQLVERVCGDPIDSAPLIRYLRSKLGPLYGIEH; translated from the coding sequence ATGGCCGACCACCAACAAATCTTCGATCAACTTTGCGACCACTATCGAGAAACGGCCAAGCTGGAAAACATCAGCGCGTTGTTGGGCTGGGACGAACGGGTTCTGCTGCCAGAAAATGCCGGAGCCTATCGTGCTGATCAGGTCACCCTTCTGTCGGGGATCATTCACGATCGCAATACCGATCCCAGGGTCGGTGATTGGCTGGAACAACTTCATGATTCCCCTCTCACCGAAGAAGCCAACAGCCCTGCCGAGGCCACCATTCGTCGCCTCAAGCGTGACTACTTGAAGCAGGTGAAGTTGCCGAAGCGACTGGTGGAGGAGTTCAGCCACTCGCGGATCATCGGACAGCAAACCTGGGTCAAAGCACGAGCCGAGGATAAGTTCGCTACGTTTGAGCCGATCCTCGACAAACTGGTGAGCCTCAGCCGCGAAATGGCCGAAGCAATTGGCTACGAAGGGGAACAATACGACGCCCTGCTCGACTTCTACGAACCAGAAGCCAAGACCGCTCAGGTTCGTCAGGTCCTGAAAACACTGAAAGATCAATTGGTGCCTCTGGTCGCAGAGATCAAAGACAGTGGCCGCGTTCCGAACATGGAAGTGCTGAAGCGAAACTATCCGCTCGCTCAGCAGGAACAGCTTGGCATGTCCGCCGCATCCAAGATCGGTTTCGACTTCTCGGCTGGTCGACTCGACGTGACGCATCATCCGTTCTGTACGACCATCGGCCCCTACGACATTCGTATCACGACGCGTTACGACGAGAACTTCTTCCCGTCAGCATTTTTCTCGACCCTGCACGAAGCTGGCCACGGCATCTACGAACAAGGCCTGCCGCATCAATGGTTCGGCCTGCCACCAGGTGCGGCGGCTTCGCTCGGCGTGCATGAGTCGCAGTCCCGTCTGTGGGAAAACATCGTTGGCCGCAGCTATGCCTTCTGGAGTCATTTCTATCCTGAAGCGAAGAAGCTGTTCCCTGAGGCGTTGTCCGATGTCCCGATCGGCGACTTCCATTTCGCCATCAACGAAGTTACGCCTTCGTTAATTCGCGTGGAAGCAGATGAAGCAACGTACAACTTGCACATCATCATTCGCTTCGAGTTGGAACAAGCTCTGCTGTCCGGCGACCTGCAAGTCAAAGACCTGCCGGGCGCCTGGAATGAGAAGTACACCCAGCAGTTGGGGATCACGCCCACGAGCGATGCCGATGGCTGCCTGCAGGATGTCCACTGGAGCGCTGGACTGATGGGGTACTTCCCCACCTACAGCCTCGGCAACATCTACTCGGCGCAATTGATCGAACAAGCGCGCGAAGACCTGGGCGATCTCGATGCCATGTTCGCGTCGGGCGAGTTCATGCCACTGCTGGATTGGCTGCGAGAGAACGTCCATCAACTGGGACAGTGCTACCCCGGCGATCAATTGGTGGAACGTGTTTGCGGCGATCCGATCGACTCGGCTCCGCTGATTCGCTATCTGCGTTCGAAACTTGGGCCGCTTTACGGCATCGAACATTAA
- the xerC gene encoding tyrosine recombinase XerC — MIDRAFSSSTQGLRTVIDSFLRYLQVERNASDLTIKSYGEDLDALAGYLEESFALEPSPDEITTLDLRGYVSAVTEAGYSGSTVARRLASMRSFFKFAQRQQLVDKNPAKPLRNPRKSQKLPHFLTTTEIGTLLNAPSRADAAGIRDRAMLETTYSAGLRVSELVGINENDLDMHDGLVRVRGKGRKERLAPLGSYALDAISNWMNIRRLSPKSEKLTERPIFLNKFGNRITTRSVGRMLEKYLKETGLDLRTSPHTLRHSFATHLLDAGADIRSVQELLGHKSLVTTQIYTHLSTATLKGVYEKAHPRAKA; from the coding sequence GTGATCGATCGAGCCTTCAGTTCATCCACCCAGGGTCTGCGAACGGTCATTGATAGCTTCCTTCGCTATCTCCAGGTCGAACGCAATGCATCCGATCTGACCATCAAAAGCTATGGCGAAGATCTCGACGCCTTGGCGGGCTATCTGGAAGAAAGCTTCGCCCTGGAGCCTTCGCCCGATGAAATCACGACCCTCGATCTGCGGGGGTACGTGTCCGCTGTCACCGAAGCAGGCTACTCCGGCAGTACCGTGGCTCGCCGACTCGCCTCGATGCGAAGCTTCTTCAAGTTTGCCCAGCGGCAGCAACTGGTCGACAAGAACCCGGCCAAGCCGCTGCGAAACCCTCGCAAGAGCCAGAAGCTTCCGCACTTTCTAACCACGACTGAAATAGGCACGCTGCTCAACGCTCCATCCCGGGCCGATGCCGCTGGCATCCGCGATCGGGCGATGCTTGAAACGACCTACAGTGCCGGACTGCGTGTGAGCGAACTGGTCGGGATCAACGAGAACGATCTCGACATGCACGATGGCCTGGTTCGCGTTCGTGGAAAGGGTCGCAAAGAACGACTTGCTCCGCTTGGCTCGTATGCGCTCGACGCCATTTCCAATTGGATGAATATTCGTCGGCTGAGCCCTAAGAGCGAAAAACTCACCGAGCGTCCGATCTTCTTGAACAAGTTCGGAAACCGCATCACCACGCGTAGCGTCGGACGGATGCTCGAAAAATATCTGAAAGAAACCGGGCTCGATCTGCGAACGAGTCCGCACACGCTACGCCATAGCTTTGCCACCCATCTGCTCGATGCCGGTGCCGACATTCGTAGCGTGCAGGAACTGCTGGGGCACAAGAGCCTGGTGACGACGCAGATCTATACCCACCTAAGCACCGCCACGCTGAAAGGCGTGTACGAGAAAGCTCATCCGCGAGCGAAGGCTTAG
- a CDS encoding FAD-dependent oxidoreductase — MQTVAIIGAGVSSLMCARELAHEFDITLFEKARGVSGRMATRRVPEHDIAFDHGAQYFTIRSQPIEQHLQRWLSAGIVAPWDGKVVVLRPNELPEVEPTSRYVAVPAMNALGKYLADSLDIRLNTRIESARHASSGWVLTSTDGETFGPFDVLVCTAPPEQTNAILGATSPFSGTLVDQQFDPCWATLVYFPSRIDVDFDAAFVHENPLRWICRNNSKPGRNAEHECWVLHASGSWSRENLECRPEEITPCLLEAFAGATGTNLPEPIYAASHRWRYSAPVEPLDSSYLWDPTIRLGICGDWCSGARVEGALFSGHSLAAQLLE; from the coding sequence ATGCAAACAGTAGCAATCATCGGTGCTGGCGTTTCCAGTTTGATGTGTGCCCGTGAACTCGCGCACGAGTTTGACATTACGCTTTTCGAGAAGGCTCGCGGTGTGTCTGGTCGTATGGCCACGCGACGGGTTCCCGAACATGACATCGCCTTCGATCACGGGGCCCAGTACTTTACCATTCGCAGCCAACCCATTGAGCAGCACCTGCAGAGGTGGTTATCCGCAGGCATCGTTGCCCCATGGGATGGCAAGGTCGTTGTTCTTCGGCCAAATGAGTTACCCGAAGTAGAACCAACCTCGCGCTACGTCGCAGTTCCTGCAATGAATGCTCTCGGCAAGTACCTGGCGGACTCGCTCGATATTCGGCTGAACACCCGCATTGAATCAGCACGCCATGCTTCTTCCGGTTGGGTACTGACTTCGACCGATGGCGAAACATTTGGTCCGTTCGATGTGCTGGTTTGCACAGCGCCGCCAGAGCAGACCAATGCGATCTTGGGAGCGACCAGTCCCTTCAGCGGAACATTAGTCGATCAGCAGTTCGATCCTTGTTGGGCGACGCTCGTCTATTTCCCAAGTCGAATCGATGTCGACTTCGACGCCGCCTTCGTTCACGAAAACCCTTTGCGCTGGATCTGCCGCAATAACAGCAAGCCTGGCCGAAATGCGGAACACGAGTGCTGGGTGCTGCATGCCTCGGGATCGTGGTCGCGAGAAAACCTGGAGTGCCGGCCAGAGGAGATCACCCCATGTCTGCTTGAGGCTTTTGCAGGAGCTACTGGTACGAACCTGCCTGAACCGATTTACGCCGCCAGTCACCGGTGGCGGTACAGTGCCCCTGTCGAACCGCTCGACAGCTCTTACCTTTGGGACCCCACCATTCGTCTGGGAATTTGCGGCGATTGGTGCTCTGGTGCCCGGGTGGAAGGGGCCTTATTCAGTGGTCATTCGCTGGCTGCGCAACTTCTCGAATAA
- a CDS encoding glycoside hydrolase family 5 protein encodes MLLRPLIAPALIVFFLIFAAASPLLAAAEAELAPNGNLETPNADSTWPADWGQVKSGGSWESEAGNHFIRLKSPEPGQMVMMYQELKLPPGTEALRLSWKQRVSDLKKGKNSWFDARIMLEFVDDQHQKLKPAPKPAATGKDTDGWEERQVEFLVPPGAYWLQFMPALFQVESGTFDLDDISLQSVDPAPLREEMDQRNKERLAKQTADAAKRRAKAQKTLDETGSLILNGSFEEKKGDLPLHWGKMSGAVRWESEADNTFLRIESQEPGKLAMLYRTYDIPEGTQALELIWKQRISNLKTGEMPWFDARIMLEFQGIDGKKLSGKPAPPYTSRNSNDWVEKSKTFLVPEDALTLIVMPSLFQVKSGTLDLDDIALRPADPTPLFAAAKLREEEAQMRNVPVEEPNRAKWPKMLKVVGNRVQDTDGNDVWLQGVNAGGLETLPQDKQPIKSAVVAIDEWHANCVRVPIKDEFWYGKSPYQKDGGKEYRETIDRIVNLAANRGAYVVLDLHRYRAPKQEHADFWKDCAKVYKNHPAVLFDLLNEPHGISWEVWRNGGFVGTKNGNDESAFLDDAEKKANQGFESIGMQAMVDAVRSTGAKNIVIAGGVFWCNDLTGIAEGYALEDPSGNGIMYSWHTYNWHTDWEKKVLPTAAKHPIFLGEVGADINKMDFIPAADQESPYTWVPDMLGFIQKHHIHWTGWCFHPRATPVMISDWKYTPTPFWGKFAKEALEGKQFELKRTR; translated from the coding sequence ATGTTGCTCCGCCCCCTGATCGCCCCCGCCCTGATTGTTTTCTTTCTGATCTTTGCTGCTGCATCGCCGTTGCTCGCCGCGGCGGAGGCTGAATTGGCACCAAACGGCAATCTGGAAACTCCCAACGCCGATTCGACCTGGCCAGCAGACTGGGGACAAGTCAAATCAGGTGGAAGCTGGGAGAGCGAAGCAGGCAACCACTTCATTCGCCTGAAGAGTCCTGAACCGGGCCAGATGGTCATGATGTATCAAGAGCTGAAGCTTCCCCCAGGTACCGAAGCTCTGCGTCTCTCTTGGAAACAGCGGGTCAGCGATCTGAAGAAGGGAAAGAACTCCTGGTTTGATGCTCGCATCATGCTCGAATTCGTCGACGACCAACACCAGAAATTGAAGCCTGCTCCGAAGCCTGCCGCCACCGGGAAAGACACCGATGGCTGGGAAGAACGGCAGGTCGAGTTCCTGGTTCCGCCAGGTGCCTACTGGCTTCAGTTCATGCCAGCACTGTTTCAGGTCGAGTCAGGCACCTTCGATCTCGACGACATCTCGTTGCAATCGGTCGACCCGGCCCCGCTTCGCGAAGAGATGGATCAACGTAATAAGGAACGCCTTGCGAAACAAACAGCCGATGCCGCCAAGCGTCGGGCCAAGGCTCAGAAGACACTCGATGAAACCGGCTCGCTGATCCTCAACGGTTCGTTCGAGGAAAAGAAGGGGGACTTGCCGCTGCACTGGGGCAAGATGTCTGGGGCGGTTCGTTGGGAGAGCGAAGCGGACAACACCTTCCTGCGGATCGAGTCGCAAGAGCCTGGCAAGCTGGCAATGCTTTACCGCACCTACGACATCCCCGAAGGCACGCAGGCACTCGAGCTGATCTGGAAACAACGGATCTCGAATCTCAAGACAGGCGAGATGCCGTGGTTCGATGCTCGTATCATGCTCGAATTTCAAGGGATCGATGGCAAGAAGCTCTCTGGCAAGCCTGCCCCTCCTTACACCAGTCGCAACAGCAATGACTGGGTCGAGAAGTCGAAGACCTTTCTGGTCCCGGAAGATGCCTTGACTTTGATCGTCATGCCGAGTTTGTTTCAGGTGAAGTCTGGAACGCTCGACCTCGATGACATCGCACTTCGTCCGGCCGACCCCACTCCACTGTTTGCGGCGGCCAAGCTTCGCGAAGAAGAAGCCCAGATGCGAAACGTCCCGGTGGAAGAACCGAACCGTGCCAAGTGGCCGAAGATGCTGAAGGTGGTTGGTAACCGCGTACAAGATACCGACGGAAACGATGTCTGGTTGCAAGGAGTCAACGCTGGCGGCCTGGAAACCTTGCCCCAGGATAAGCAGCCAATCAAGTCCGCGGTCGTGGCGATTGACGAGTGGCATGCCAACTGTGTCCGCGTCCCAATCAAAGATGAGTTCTGGTACGGCAAAAGTCCCTATCAAAAAGATGGCGGCAAAGAGTATCGCGAAACAATCGATCGCATCGTGAATCTGGCTGCCAATCGCGGCGCGTACGTGGTGCTTGACCTGCATCGCTACCGTGCCCCTAAGCAAGAGCACGCTGATTTCTGGAAAGACTGTGCGAAGGTTTATAAGAATCACCCGGCCGTCTTGTTCGATCTGTTGAACGAGCCGCATGGCATTTCGTGGGAAGTCTGGCGAAACGGTGGCTTTGTCGGCACGAAGAATGGCAACGACGAATCGGCGTTTTTGGACGATGCCGAGAAGAAGGCGAACCAGGGATTTGAATCAATCGGCATGCAAGCCATGGTCGATGCGGTCCGATCGACTGGTGCAAAGAACATCGTCATTGCCGGGGGTGTTTTCTGGTGCAACGACCTGACCGGCATCGCCGAAGGTTACGCCCTGGAAGACCCCAGCGGTAACGGCATCATGTACTCGTGGCACACCTACAACTGGCATACCGACTGGGAGAAGAAGGTTCTACCAACCGCTGCCAAGCATCCGATCTTTCTGGGCGAAGTAGGTGCCGACATCAACAAGATGGACTTCATCCCGGCCGCTGATCAGGAAAGCCCTTACACGTGGGTGCCTGACATGCTGGGCTTCATTCAGAAGCACCACATTCACTGGACCGGTTGGTGCTTTCATCCGCGAGCAACGCCGGTGATGATCTCGGACTGGAAGTATACGCCAACGCCTTTCTGGGGTAAGTTCGCCAAGGAAGCCTTAGAAGGGAAGCAGTTCGAGCTCAAGCGAACTCGCTAA
- the bshB1 gene encoding bacillithiol biosynthesis deacetylase BshB1, whose amino-acid sequence MKTPTPLDILVIAPHPDDAELGMGGAILKFKAEGKKVGILDLTSGEPTPYGSLEKRAAETAAATDILKVDWRDNLGLPNRSLEPTLAAREKLASVFRLLRPNWLFAPYWEDAHPDHLAATQLVDAARFWSKLSKTEMPGEPFHPQRIYNYYCVHLKMAAQPAFVLDISEHWEEKLASIRCYHSQFIEGRPTEYPTFLDKLHDEASYWGKVIGTRYGEPFTSREPIGLSSMGSLV is encoded by the coding sequence ATGAAAACGCCCACTCCGCTTGATATCTTGGTGATCGCCCCCCATCCCGACGACGCCGAACTTGGCATGGGAGGCGCGATTCTGAAATTCAAAGCGGAAGGGAAGAAGGTCGGCATTCTCGATCTGACGTCCGGCGAGCCCACGCCCTACGGTAGTCTCGAGAAACGAGCTGCCGAGACAGCCGCTGCCACCGACATCTTGAAAGTCGACTGGCGAGATAACCTGGGCCTGCCGAATCGAAGCCTTGAGCCTACGCTAGCTGCCCGCGAGAAGCTGGCATCGGTCTTTCGCTTGCTGCGGCCGAATTGGCTGTTTGCACCTTACTGGGAAGATGCCCATCCCGATCATTTGGCAGCGACGCAACTTGTCGACGCGGCCCGCTTCTGGTCGAAGCTCAGCAAGACCGAGATGCCCGGCGAGCCATTTCACCCGCAGCGTATCTACAACTACTACTGTGTTCATTTAAAAATGGCAGCCCAGCCGGCATTTGTGCTCGACATCAGCGAGCACTGGGAAGAGAAGCTGGCGTCGATTCGATGCTATCACAGTCAATTCATCGAAGGTCGGCCCACCGAGTATCCCACCTTCCTCGATAAGCTTCACGACGAGGCCTCGTACTGGGGCAAAGTGATCGGAACTCGTTACGGCGAACCGTTCACCTCGCGCGAGCCAATCGGACTAAGCAGCATGGGTTCGCTGGTTTGA
- a CDS encoding DUF4261 domain-containing protein — MIALNRGSKVAWKAFRENLAESWPILPAPTDVRKEENTLSFDLGQMSIAMGMMPGPIPEDSWAPPERQTWIWPEAVEQLQEHRSHLIVTVVGDVAPLLQAQLLTMVTASLLATCGQPAGVLWGESGLMVSPELFHDIAIESLPAEVPLCLWVAVYLGKNDDGTTVGFTRGLQSLDVMDFVTENATDQPGDLCERFYGLADYLIANGPVIGDGHTIGEDDDERIKITYCSSPFGHEHQVMRLDFAPQAGQPRFGLQY, encoded by the coding sequence ATGATCGCATTGAATCGCGGTTCCAAAGTTGCATGGAAGGCGTTTCGCGAAAACCTTGCGGAATCGTGGCCCATATTGCCGGCCCCGACGGATGTCCGAAAGGAAGAGAACACTCTTTCTTTCGACCTGGGGCAGATGAGCATCGCCATGGGAATGATGCCTGGACCGATACCAGAAGATAGCTGGGCACCACCGGAACGTCAGACTTGGATCTGGCCTGAAGCGGTGGAGCAACTGCAAGAACATCGTTCCCATCTGATTGTAACCGTCGTCGGAGACGTCGCGCCACTGCTGCAGGCGCAATTATTGACGATGGTCACCGCATCGCTGCTGGCAACCTGTGGTCAGCCGGCGGGTGTGCTGTGGGGAGAGTCTGGCTTAATGGTTTCGCCAGAGCTGTTCCACGACATCGCTATCGAATCCCTGCCAGCGGAAGTTCCACTTTGTTTGTGGGTCGCCGTTTATCTTGGAAAGAACGATGACGGCACGACGGTCGGTTTTACACGCGGGCTGCAGTCGCTTGATGTGATGGACTTCGTTACCGAGAACGCGACCGACCAGCCTGGCGATTTGTGCGAGCGGTTTTATGGGCTGGCCGACTACTTGATTGCCAATGGTCCCGTGATTGGCGATGGGCATACGATCGGCGAAGATGACGACGAGCGTATCAAGATCACCTATTGCAGTTCCCCGTTCGGGCATGAACATCAGGTCATGCGACTCGACTTCGCACCGCAAGCAGGCCAGCCCCGTTTCGGCCTGCAGTACTAA
- a CDS encoding potassium/proton antiporter — MFWIDDAILDGGILLFLGVITSKISARYGVPMLVLFLGLGMLAGSEGFGGIEFEDYELAHAVGSLALAIILFDGGLETTVDSIRSAWKPSLVLATLGVLITSIVTGLAASWILNIPILHGMLLGSIVGSTDAAAVFSVLRSGGFALPQKLGSTLEIESGSNDPMAIFMTIGCIEMLKPGADVGWGGGLILMFFTQMIVGGLVGIAFGYIAVWLTNRLHLDTAGLYPLLATGMGLITFGLASYLGGSGFLAVYVAGIVIGNSKVVFKRGTLLFHNALAWLAQIALFIVLGLLSFPSSLIAVGWQSIGIAIVLILIARPIAVAVCMAPFGFRWNEMALASWGGLKGAVPITLATFPLLFDIDEASLVFNVVFFVVVLSALVQGWSLPWAAKKLGLDQPMPPSAPVQLEINSLRNVEGEILDYTIEETSPAAGKLVSQLNLPDGITIALIARNEQFIPPRGKTQILAGDHVIVVVRTGAGEGINAIFSPPHETETEPTISPPPEA; from the coding sequence ATGTTTTGGATTGACGACGCGATTCTCGATGGGGGAATCCTGCTATTTCTGGGGGTCATCACCAGCAAGATCTCTGCGCGTTACGGGGTACCGATGCTGGTTCTCTTCTTAGGACTGGGCATGCTGGCCGGTTCGGAAGGGTTCGGCGGAATCGAGTTTGAAGACTACGAACTCGCCCACGCGGTCGGCTCGCTTGCCTTGGCAATCATCCTCTTCGACGGTGGCCTGGAAACGACGGTTGACTCGATTCGCTCCGCCTGGAAACCATCGCTCGTGCTGGCGACGCTGGGCGTTTTGATTACGTCGATCGTGACGGGGTTAGCCGCCAGCTGGATTTTGAATATCCCCATCCTGCATGGCATGCTGCTGGGAAGTATCGTCGGCTCGACCGATGCCGCGGCGGTCTTTTCGGTGCTCCGTTCTGGCGGATTTGCCTTACCGCAGAAGCTCGGTTCCACGTTGGAAATCGAAAGTGGCTCAAACGATCCGATGGCCATCTTCATGACGATTGGTTGCATCGAGATGCTAAAGCCCGGGGCCGACGTCGGCTGGGGCGGGGGATTAATCTTGATGTTCTTCACCCAGATGATTGTGGGCGGCCTGGTTGGGATTGCGTTTGGCTACATTGCCGTCTGGCTCACCAATCGATTACATCTTGATACGGCCGGGCTCTATCCTTTGCTGGCGACAGGCATGGGACTTATCACCTTTGGTCTGGCATCGTACCTGGGGGGCAGCGGCTTTCTGGCGGTCTACGTGGCTGGAATCGTGATTGGAAACAGCAAGGTTGTTTTCAAACGTGGCACGCTACTCTTTCACAACGCGCTGGCCTGGCTGGCTCAGATCGCGTTGTTTATTGTGTTGGGGCTGCTTAGCTTCCCGAGCAGTTTGATTGCCGTCGGCTGGCAATCGATCGGCATTGCGATCGTGCTGATCTTGATCGCGCGACCGATCGCCGTGGCGGTGTGCATGGCTCCGTTTGGATTCCGCTGGAACGAAATGGCCCTGGCAAGCTGGGGCGGTTTGAAAGGAGCAGTCCCGATCACGCTGGCAACCTTCCCACTGCTTTTCGACATCGACGAAGCTTCACTCGTCTTTAATGTTGTCTTTTTCGTGGTGGTGCTGTCCGCTCTGGTGCAGGGCTGGTCGTTGCCTTGGGCAGCAAAGAAGCTGGGACTCGATCAACCAATGCCACCCAGTGCACCGGTTCAACTTGAAATCAATTCGCTGCGGAATGTTGAAGGGGAGATCCTCGATTACACCATCGAAGAGACTTCGCCAGCCGCCGGCAAACTGGTCAGCCAATTAAATCTGCCAGACGGAATCACGATTGCCTTGATTGCCCGAAACGAGCAGTTCATCCCACCACGCGGCAAGACTCAAATACTTGCCGGTGACCATGTCATCGTCGTCGTTCGCACCGGGGCAGGGGAGGGAATCAACGCCATCTTTTCCCCACCGCACGAAACTGAAACCGAACCGACAATTTCTCCCCCACCAGAAGCATGA